AGCTATCTATTCGACTCGCCATGAATCCAAGCCAGACCATTTCTACACGGTTTTTGCTGGTCAAGATAAGGAAGCAACTGCTAAAGCTCGCGAGTATTTTGAAGGATACCCACCATCTTCACCATCTTATGCGCTATTGAAGGATGGTAAGCTGGTAGCAATGGTTGAACGCCATCAAATTGAAGGCAATGAACTTGAATCCATTGCGAAGCTCCTAACTGATGCCTTTGATCAACATTGTAAATAGATAGTAGGAAATGTAACGTCCATTCCAAATAGGAATGGACGTTTTTCATTTATGACGTATCCCTTTGTACAGGGTATGAAGGAAGACGTGATACGAATGCCTAGAAGGCGTACAGTGGTGCATAGACAACGGCAAAAATACTTTAGGCGCTAAAGGAACCAGCCCCCAGCTTTCTTTCATATGATGGGATGAAAGCAGAGGTGGATATCGACATGGGGGTATTGTCGCTAATGCTGATTTGTTTAGCGATCAGCTTGGATGGCTTTGGCGTTGGGATGTCATACGGTTTACGTAAAATGAAGATGCCGTTTCTTTCTTTTATGGTAATTGGTCTGTGTTCCTTTACCGTCATCTTTGTTTCTATGACAATAGGACAATGGCTTCAATATTGGGTAACGTCTGAACTAAGCTCTAAAATTGGAGCAACCGTACTTATTCTGATTGGCGGTTTAACTTTTTGGAAGATAATGGTAGGAAAACAGAAGCCATCCGATATTCTACCTGTAAAGGAGAGGCCAACATATCGGGAGTTTCGCTGGACGATAAGAATGTTTGGATTAATGATACACATTTTACGTGATCCAGCCAGAGCGGATACAGATCATTCGGGACATATCGTAGGCACGGAAGCGGTTATGCTAGGTTTGGCATTGTCTCTTGATGCGTTTGGTTCTGGAATTAGTTTAACGTTATTGGGGTTTGCACCTCTATTCACCTCTCTATGGGTGGCCTTAACCAGTATTATCTTACTGTGGGCGGGAATAAAGGTGGGACGTCGTTTTTCGTCGGTCGGATGGTTCCAGAGGCTATCATTTCTTCCAGCGATCCTGTTAATAGGTATTGGTCTTTTTAAATGGTGAGGAGACGAACGGAAAGCTTCGGTATCCATTCTCAAGTGAAGGAACCGAAGCTTTTTTGATCAAATGGACTGTCGACTATCACATGGGATTGCTGCTGTAAAAGAGCTTCGTACGTCCGATGTTTTTCATCTTAAGCTTTTTTCATACTAATCGGCTTGTCTGCATAGATATGAGAATAAGTTGAAGAAGAGCATTGGAGGAGATTGTATTGAAGCCGAATAAACCGTGGTACCAAGTCCCTCTAGCGGAATTACCCAGTATGACAGGCAGTGATGTTCATAACGGTTTAACACAGGAGGAAGCGGCTACTCGTAGACAAAAATATGGTAAAAATCAACTTGCTGAGGCCGAAAAAGTTCCACTCTATGTTGTATTTATGAATCAGTTTAAAGATTTTATGGTGGGAGTTCTAGTGGTTGCCACCATCCTTTCCTTTTTCTTAGGGGAGTACCTAGACGCTATCACTATCATTGCTATCATTTTTTTAAATGGCGTATTAGGTTTTATTCAGGAAGCTAAAGCAGAAAGTTCGTTAAACGCTTTAAAAGATATGGCATCTCCAATGGCTCGTGTGATTCGTAGCGGAAACTTGGACATGATACCTGCTTCTTTATTGGTCCCAGGGGATCTTATACTTCTTGAAGCAGGTGACCGTGTTCCTGCTGATATGAGACTGATTAATGCCAATCGGCTGGAGATAGAGGAGTCTACGCTTACTGGAGAATCGATAGCAGTAATGAAAACAGCTAACGTTATTGAATCAACAGGAGCGGTTCCACTAGGTGACCAGAAAAACGTAGCCTTTATGGGAACTATGGTAGCTGGCGGAACTGGAAAGGGAATTGTTATTGAAATAGGCATGTCTACCGAGATAGGAAAAATTGCGCACTTGATCAATCAAGCTGATAAGTTAGAAACTCCCTTACAGATTAAATTGGAGCAGATGGGGAAAACGCTCGTCTGGATTGCACTAATACTCACGATCTTTGTCATTGTAGCAGGGGTTTGGCATGGACAAGAATTAATGACAATGTTTCTCTCAGGGGTCAGCCTCGCTGTAGCTGCTATACCAGAAGGATTGCCTGCAATTGTAACAGTAGCCCTAGCTCTAGGTGTGCAGAGAATGATCAAGAGAAATGCTATCGTTCGCAAGCTTCCCTCCGTCGAAACCCTTGGTTGTGCGTCAGTTATTTGCTCTGATAAAACAGGGACCCTTACTGAAAATAAAATGACAGTAACTCATCTTTGGCATAGCGGAAAAAGCTTTGATGTAACTGGTAATGGCTATGAGCCAAATGGGGAAATTATATGGCAAGGAAAATCAATCAAAATAACGATAGATCAAGGGCTATCCCAAATTTGTCAAATAGCAGAAAAATGCAATAATGCAAAATTAGTAAATGCTCAGCAAAAGGAACGCTCCAAGCTATTTTTATCTAAGAATATTTCGACATGGAATGTAATTGGAGATCCGACTGAGGGAGCCCTACTTACTTTAGCTTACAAGGGATTGAAGGAGGGTAAAAAACAAGACGAGCCTACCATTCGTATTGATGAATTACCATTTGACTCTGAACGTAAAATGATGTCTGTGGTAGAACAATCACCAGATGGAAAAACCGAATTGCTAACCAAAGGAGCTGTCGAGGCTCTGCTACAGCACTCCTCCCACATATACTGGCAAGGGGAGATTGTACCTCTTACAACTGCTCATCGTATCGCAGTTGCTAAGCAGACAGAAGAGATGGCGAGTGGGGCCCTGCGAGTTCTAGGCTTTGCATACAGATCACTCCAAAACTATATAACAGGTGAAACACCATCTGCATTAGAAACAAATCTCATATTTGTGGGGATGGTTGGCATGATAGATCCTCCACGTCAAGAAGTAAAGTCTTCTATCCAGTTGTGCCGCCAAGCAGGAATTAAAACAGTGATGATAACAGGAGATCATAAAATAACCGCAGAAGCGATTGGACGTCAGATTGGTCTGTTTCAAGAAGGGAACAGCCATGTGCTGGAAGGAGCCACAATTGATGAGATGACTGAGGAGGAACTGGTGCGAACTGTTGACAAGGTATATGTTTATGCCCGTGTGTCTCCGGAGCATAAGTTGCGTATTGTCAAGGCATTGCAAAGCTGTGGTCATATTGTAGCAATGACAGGTGATGGTGTAAATGATGCACCTGCCATCAAGGCTTCTGATATTGGGATTGCGATGGGAATTACGGGAACAGATGTTACCAAGGAAGCAGCATCCCTGGTATTGCGAGACGATAATTTTGCTACCATTGTTTCTGCTGTAGAAGAAGGGCGAAACATCTATGATAATATCCGAAAATTTATTCGTTACTTACTTGCGTCCAATGTCGGAGAGATTTTAGTCATGTTTTTCGCTATGCTAATGGGACTCCCATTACCATTACTTCCCATTCAAATCCTGTGGGTCAATTTGGTAACAGACGGACTACCTGCTATGGCATTAGGGATCGATCCGTCTGAAGGAGACACTATGCGACATAAACCGCGCAAAAAACATGAAAATATTTTTGGCCGTGGATTGGGCTGGAAGATTATTAGTCGGGGTTTTTTAATTGGATTGATGACTCTAGGAGCGTTTGTCGTTGCGTATCATGAAAATCCGAATGATCTAACTCACGCCCAAACGGTAGCGTTCGCTACTTTAGTTCTTGCACAACTCATTCATGTATTTGATTGTCGTAGTGAGCATTCCGTCTTCCACCGCAACCCATTTAGCAACAAGTACTTGGTCTGGGCAGTGTTATCGTCAATGGCTTTAGTACTAGTCGTTATTTACTGGGATGTAATGCAGCCAGTATTTAAAACAACCTATCTCTCGTTACGGGATTGGGCTTTAATCTTTGTCGCAGCAGGAATTCCTACTTTTGTTGCTGGTATGGGGGGAGCTCTGCGTTCCTCACAGCCCAAAGAGGCTTATAAAATCAACTAGTAGAAACGTACTCTCGCCAGTATGCATACAGTAGCAACAGGAGGGGGTGCTATGGAAATCTTCTTTCTTGTGATGACTCTCGTCTGTTCGCTCATCGCTTACTTATTTGAAGAGCGATTATGGGTAACCTTACTTCGTACTACTGATAAGAAGGAATTTGTCCAATGGTGTAAGCATCTTGAGGAACAAGGCGTCGAGTATCATAGTAAAAAACACTTGATTCATGAAAATCATGCTTGGGTAAAGGTATACAAGGTTAAAGTCCCGAAAGAACAGGAATCGCGCGTGAATATCCAATACCATGAAGAGAAAATGCAAAAAAGGAGCTGACCATCAGGTGGCTCCTTTTCTTCTATTCTCCAAAAGTGGTAAAGAAAAATGATTCGCAAAACAGCTGTTTCGAGTATACTAGTAGGATGAAATAAGCCAACAAATTTTGACACGGACTGACAAGGATGGTGAAATCCAGTTTGAGTATTCGAACAAAGCGAATTCTATTTTTATGTGTATTTCTGATTTTAATTACGGCGGCTTTTTTTGCATATAAAATCTTTGGTTTTTTGTCAGGGATTCAAGACACGACATTATTTCCGCCAACATCGAATCCAACTGCCACAAAACCAGAAGCTCCACCTGTATGGACGGGTACCGAACGAGTTAACATTCTGCTAATGGGTGTAGACAAACGAGAGATGCGTCCACATGAGTTACCACGTTCTGATAGCATGATGCTAGTGAGTATTGATCCACAGAAAAAAACGTATGATCTTTTCTCCATTATGCGCGACACGCTTGTGCGTATACCTGGACATGGGAAAACGCGTGTAAATGAAGCGTTGGCGTATGGAGGCCCTGAGCTTGCCATGGAAACAGTCAGTGATTTTGTAGGACAACCAGTCCATTACTATTTAATAACTGATTTTGAAGGCTTCAAGAGCTTGATAGATGCTGTTGGGGGTGTTGAGATAGATGTAGAAAAGAATATGCGTTATCATGACCCAACAGATAAAGGAAAGTACGATATTAATTTAAAAAAGGGATTACAACACTTAGATGGTGAGAAGGCATTGCAATATGCTCGATTCCGACATGATGCCACTTCTGACTATACTCGTACAGAACGTCAACGTAAGCTACTAAGCGCTCTGGCTACAGAATTAAAGTCTACCACCACTATTTTTCAAATTCCCAAAATTTTGGATAGTGTCCAACCTTATATCCAGACCAATCTTGCCACACTTGATATGATTAAGCTAGGCTCGTTGGGGATGTCACTTAAACAGTCAGGAGAAGGTGGTCATCAATTACCGCCAATGCATATGTTCCAAGAAGCGAATGTCCCTGGGAAAGGCGCTGTGCTACTCCCATCCGAAAAAGACGTCATCAAATATGTGGACGAGCAGCTAAACAAAAGCAACGTGGTAGAGGATAAGGAAGGTAAACAAGAAGATCCCTCTAACACCCATCAAGACTCCTCTATAAAGCATGCTTCGTAAGAGAGTCATTTATTTTGATAGAGATGGTTCATGACGGGCCATCTCCTATCATTTTTCCATTGACACCAGATTTCTAATTCTTTATTCTTATAGTACCTAATTCCTAGTGATTGTGTAGGAATTGATATATCTTTCAAAATTTCGAAGATTTCGAAAAGTATCACGTAATTTGATTGCCCATTCGGTTAGAGCCGTGGGTGAAGCAGGGGGCGATTCTACTCTCATGATTAAACTGACGAACATTGTAAAGGTGTTTAAAAATCGTTTTGGAACCTTTACAGCCCTAAATGGTGTCGATTTGACAATCCAACAGGGAGATATTTATGGCATCATTGGATACAGTGGAGCTGGAAAATCAACGCTAGTACGTATGATTAACCTACTAGAATCGCCAACAAGCGGTGAAGTTACTGTGGGTGACACACATCTCCATAATTTAACACCAAAAGAATTACGTAAAGCAAGACGCAAGATCGGTATGGTTTTTCAACACTTTAACTTGCTATGGTCGCGTACTATAGCAGATAATGTAGCATTGCCATTAGAGATTGCTGGCGTGCCAAAGTCACAGCATCAAGTAAAGGTAAAAGAATTATTAGAATTGGTAGGGTTGTCTGATAAGGCGGATATGTATCCATCTCAATTATCTGGTGGTCAAAAGCAGCGTGTAGGTATTGCTCGTGCATTGGCCAATCAGCCTGATGTGCTTTTATGTGATGAAGCAACATCAGCCCTGGACCCGAAAACCACCGATTCTATTTTGGAATTGTTACAGGATATTAATCGCAAACTAGGGTTAACCATTATTTTAATAACGCATGAAATGCATGTGATCGAAAAAATTTGTGACAAGGTAGCTGTAATGGAAAGTGGACGAATCATTGAAGCGGGTGATGTCGTAGAAGTGTTCTCCCATCCTAAAACAACTACAACTAAGGAATTCTTGAGTCAAGTATCGGGTAACGATCAGCTATCTCCTGAATTTCTGGATAGTTTGGGACCGGGTGCAGTCCTGCGTCTTACCTTCTTGGGTGGATCAGCTAGTCAATCTATGATTAGTCAGTTAGTCAGCGAGGTTGGGGTGCAGGCAAATATTTTACAGGGGCAGATTAAACGTTTAAAAGATGTTACCTTTGGTACTCTATACATTCAGATACCAGGTGATATTGATACAGAATCAAAAGCAATTGCCTACTTAAAGAAGAGTGGCGTTATTGTCGATGTCATTCGAGGCGCTGAAGGAGGTAATCGCTGATGAATGACTTTTTGTTAACTTATTTACCAAACGTAATGAAATTCTGGGATCTTATTCAGAAGGCCATTTGGGAAACAGGTTATATGGTCTTGTTTTCATTACTATTTGCTGCACTTATTGGTATTCCGTTGGGCATTCTACTCGTAGTTACAAGTAAAGGTCATCTAAAGCCTATGCCAGCTTTGTATCAATTCCTTAGTTTTATTGTGAACATCTTTCGATCCATTCCTTATATTGTATTGATTATTATCCTTATCCCAGTTACGCGCGCACTAATACAGACTTCAATCGGGCCAAATGCGGCTATTCTAAGTCTTGTTGTCGGATCAGCACCGTTTATTGCTCGTCTGGTGGAAACATCTATTCGTGAAGTAAATCGAGGTGTTATTGAAGCGGCTCAATCCATGGGTGCTAGCAACTGGCAAATCATCTATAAAATCTTAATTCCAGAATCGCTGCCAGGCATTGTCTCAGGAA
This is a stretch of genomic DNA from Brevibacillus laterosporus DSM 25. It encodes these proteins:
- the ytaF gene encoding sporulation membrane protein YtaF; protein product: MGVLSLMLICLAISLDGFGVGMSYGLRKMKMPFLSFMVIGLCSFTVIFVSMTIGQWLQYWVTSELSSKIGATVLILIGGLTFWKIMVGKQKPSDILPVKERPTYREFRWTIRMFGLMIHILRDPARADTDHSGHIVGTEAVMLGLALSLDAFGSGISLTLLGFAPLFTSLWVALTSIILLWAGIKVGRRFSSVGWFQRLSFLPAILLIGIGLFKW
- a CDS encoding BrxA/BrxB family bacilliredoxin produces the protein MMSYEAYMSQVIQPMRDELTNAGFEELRTADEVEATFSELKGTALVVVNSVCGCAAGLARPAAIYSTRHESKPDHFYTVFAGQDKEATAKAREYFEGYPPSSPSYALLKDGKLVAMVERHQIEGNELESIAKLLTDAFDQHCK
- a CDS encoding calcium-translocating P-type ATPase, SERCA-type; the encoded protein is MTGSDVHNGLTQEEAATRRQKYGKNQLAEAEKVPLYVVFMNQFKDFMVGVLVVATILSFFLGEYLDAITIIAIIFLNGVLGFIQEAKAESSLNALKDMASPMARVIRSGNLDMIPASLLVPGDLILLEAGDRVPADMRLINANRLEIEESTLTGESIAVMKTANVIESTGAVPLGDQKNVAFMGTMVAGGTGKGIVIEIGMSTEIGKIAHLINQADKLETPLQIKLEQMGKTLVWIALILTIFVIVAGVWHGQELMTMFLSGVSLAVAAIPEGLPAIVTVALALGVQRMIKRNAIVRKLPSVETLGCASVICSDKTGTLTENKMTVTHLWHSGKSFDVTGNGYEPNGEIIWQGKSIKITIDQGLSQICQIAEKCNNAKLVNAQQKERSKLFLSKNISTWNVIGDPTEGALLTLAYKGLKEGKKQDEPTIRIDELPFDSERKMMSVVEQSPDGKTELLTKGAVEALLQHSSHIYWQGEIVPLTTAHRIAVAKQTEEMASGALRVLGFAYRSLQNYITGETPSALETNLIFVGMVGMIDPPRQEVKSSIQLCRQAGIKTVMITGDHKITAEAIGRQIGLFQEGNSHVLEGATIDEMTEEELVRTVDKVYVYARVSPEHKLRIVKALQSCGHIVAMTGDGVNDAPAIKASDIGIAMGITGTDVTKEAASLVLRDDNFATIVSAVEEGRNIYDNIRKFIRYLLASNVGEILVMFFAMLMGLPLPLLPIQILWVNLVTDGLPAMALGIDPSEGDTMRHKPRKKHENIFGRGLGWKIISRGFLIGLMTLGAFVVAYHENPNDLTHAQTVAFATLVLAQLIHVFDCRSEHSVFHRNPFSNKYLVWAVLSSMALVLVVIYWDVMQPVFKTTYLSLRDWALIFVAAGIPTFVAGMGGALRSSQPKEAYKIN
- a CDS encoding LCP family protein, whose protein sequence is MVKSSLSIRTKRILFLCVFLILITAAFFAYKIFGFLSGIQDTTLFPPTSNPTATKPEAPPVWTGTERVNILLMGVDKREMRPHELPRSDSMMLVSIDPQKKTYDLFSIMRDTLVRIPGHGKTRVNEALAYGGPELAMETVSDFVGQPVHYYLITDFEGFKSLIDAVGGVEIDVEKNMRYHDPTDKGKYDINLKKGLQHLDGEKALQYARFRHDATSDYTRTERQRKLLSALATELKSTTTIFQIPKILDSVQPYIQTNLATLDMIKLGSLGMSLKQSGEGGHQLPPMHMFQEANVPGKGAVLLPSEKDVIKYVDEQLNKSNVVEDKEGKQEDPSNTHQDSSIKHAS
- a CDS encoding methionine ABC transporter ATP-binding protein — translated: MIKLTNIVKVFKNRFGTFTALNGVDLTIQQGDIYGIIGYSGAGKSTLVRMINLLESPTSGEVTVGDTHLHNLTPKELRKARRKIGMVFQHFNLLWSRTIADNVALPLEIAGVPKSQHQVKVKELLELVGLSDKADMYPSQLSGGQKQRVGIARALANQPDVLLCDEATSALDPKTTDSILELLQDINRKLGLTIILITHEMHVIEKICDKVAVMESGRIIEAGDVVEVFSHPKTTTTKEFLSQVSGNDQLSPEFLDSLGPGAVLRLTFLGGSASQSMISQLVSEVGVQANILQGQIKRLKDVTFGTLYIQIPGDIDTESKAIAYLKKSGVIVDVIRGAEGGNR
- a CDS encoding methionine ABC transporter permease, with amino-acid sequence MNDFLLTYLPNVMKFWDLIQKAIWETGYMVLFSLLFAALIGIPLGILLVVTSKGHLKPMPALYQFLSFIVNIFRSIPYIVLIIILIPVTRALIQTSIGPNAAILSLVVGSAPFIARLVETSIREVNRGVIEAAQSMGASNWQIIYKILIPESLPGIVSGITVTAVSLVGYTAMAGVVGAGGLGAMAFNYGFNGFKPDIMLVTTVMLIILVQIIQMIGDAISRRLDHR